A single genomic interval of Anopheles marshallii chromosome 2, idAnoMarsDA_429_01, whole genome shotgun sequence harbors:
- the LOC128719724 gene encoding ecdysone 20-monooxygenase: MDCIGSDTEMMDISSTYDRTMSVTIVLFYTFVTLFMFLSYNPKPKKIIESIRSFLLHLLHQHNGDEGGGLPTPTSACAGPPGSDECLPKVKSIWDIPGPRRLPLIGTKWRYFLGRQRYAKVHETFVEMHRRYGPIMLDVDTVPIVNLFDRADMEKVLKYPSRYPFRPPTEIIEVYRSSRPDRFGVTNLINAQGEKWHELRLKLTTGITSRRILQSFIPSVNEICDDFVELVRHQRAEDGTIRNFQDIANSVGLEIICCLVLGRRMGYLTTNRQNEKFMRLAEAVKESFVYIGESYYGFKLWKYVPTRLYRNFVRCEEIIYDTIAEIVYEALEEEQLNCPDNDVKHIFISILQTEGLDTKEKISGIIDLITSAIETLSNTLSFLLHNLSQSLQHQREIAQEFSHCVQHITNDDLVNARFTKACIQESYRLSPTTPCLARILEEDFQLSGYHLQAGTLVLCHTRVACQSEDNFHHADRFLPDRWLEQRDENHNVVYKRQEPGASIVLPFGIGRRMCPGQKVIDIELTLLVAKIFQNFEIDYRSPLDTQFQFLLAPRTPIEIRFRDRT, from the exons ATGGATTGCATCGGATCCGATACCGAGATGATGG ACATCTCCAGCACGTACGATCGCACCATGTCGGTCACGATAGTGCTGTTCTACACGTTCGTCACGCTGTTTATGTTTCTGTCCTACAACCCGAAGCCGAAGAAAATCATCGAATCGATCCGCAGCTTCCTGCTGCATCTGCTCCACCAGCACAACGGCGATGAGGGCGGCGGTCTGCCCACGCCGACGTCGGCTTGCGCCGGCCCGCCCGGCTCGGACGAGTGTCTGCCGAAGGTGAAATCGATCTGGGACATACCGGGACCGAGGCGTTTGCCCTTGATCGGTACCAAATGGCGATACTTTCTCGGTCGGCAACGGTACGCCAAGGTGCACGAAACGTTCGTGGAGATGCATCGGCGCTACGGTCCAATCATGCTCGACGTTGACACGGTCCCGATCGTGAATCTGTTCGATCGTGCCGACATGGAGAAGGTGCTGAAGTACCCGAGCCGCTATCCCTTCCGGCCGCCGACGGAAATTATCGAGGTGTATCGCAGCAGCCGACCGGACCGGTTCGGGGTGACCAATCTGATTAATGC GCAGGGTGAAAAGTGGCACGAACTGCGCTTGAAGCTGACCACGGGAATTACCTCCCGACGCATCCTGCAATCCTTCATACCATCCGTCAATGAGATATGTGATGACTTTGTGGAGTTGGTGCGCCATCAGCGGGCAGAGGACGGAACGATCCGGAACTTCCAGGACATAGCCAACTCCGTTGGGCTGGAGA TTATCTGCTGCCTGGTGTTGGGACGGCGAATGGGCTACTTGACGACAAATAGACAGAACGAAAAATTTATGCGACTTGCCGAAGCCGTCAAGGAGTCGTTCGTTTACATCGGCGAGAGCTACTACGGGTTTAAGCTGTGGAAGTACGTCCCGACGCGACTCTACCGTAACTTTGTCCGCTGTGAAGAAATCATCTACGA TACCATCGCAGAGATTGTGTACGAGGCGCTCGAGGAAGAACAGCTCAACTGTCCCGACAACGACGTGAAGCACATCTTCATCAGCATTCTCCAGACGGAAGGACTGGATACGAAGGAGAAGATATCCGGCATCATCGACCTCATTACCAGTGCCATAGAAACG CTTTCCAACACACTCTCCTTTTTGCTGCACAATCTCAGCCAGTCGCTCCAGCATCAGCGTGAGATTGCGCAAGAGTTTAGCCACTGTGTGCAGCACATCACCAACGATGATCTTGTGAACGCTCGCTTCACCAAGGCATGTATCCAGGAGTCGTACCGCCTGTCGCCAACAACGCCCTGCTTGGCGCGAATTCTCGAGGAAGACTTCCAGCTGTCCGGCTATCATCTGCAGGCGGGA ACGCTCGTGCTGTGCCATACGCGTGTTGCCTGTCAAAGTGAGGACAACTTCCATCATGCAGATCGCTTCCTGCCGGACCGTTGGCTCGAGCAGCGGGATGAAAACCACAACGTCGTGTACAAGCGGCAGGAACCGGGTGCATCGATTGTCCTGCCCTTTGGCATCGGTCGCCGTATGTGTCCCGGGCAGAAGGTGATCGACATCGAGCTGACCCTGCTGGTGGCAAAG ATATTCCAAAACTTCGAGATCGATTATCGCAGTCCCCTCGATACACAGTTCCAGTTCCTGTTGGCACCACGCACACCGATAGAGATTAGGTTCCGGGATCGAACGTAA